In Lachnospiraceae bacterium, one DNA window encodes the following:
- a CDS encoding DUF3837 domain-containing protein has protein sequence MSYIIKMALDIKARFNPPAHMSSPIEAYCAIGTVAKALGLSCPERKDTLFEMRQELSDTETGKIFPSDRIEKINQILMSFIRNEKTTDTMMDYVTYGYENENGNAVK, from the coding sequence TTGTCTTATATCATAAAAATGGCTCTAGATATTAAAGCACGCTTCAATCCACCAGCTCATATGTCTTCTCCTATTGAAGCTTACTGTGCCATTGGAACTGTTGCAAAAGCCCTTGGGCTTTCCTGTCCTGAACGCAAAGATACTTTATTTGAAATGCGCCAGGAGCTTTCTGATACTGAGACCGGCAAAATATTTCCCTCTGACCGTATTGAAAAGATCAATCAAATTCTTATGAGTTTTATCCGTAATGAAAAAACGACAGACACCATGATGGATTATGTTACTTATGGCTATGAAAATGAAAATGGGAATGCCGTCAAATAG
- the brnQ gene encoding branched-chain amino acid transport system II carrier protein produces MNKKKLSLHQRLLVAATLFGMFFGAGNLIFPVHLGQLAGRNLIPAMTGFIITAVGIPILGVAAIGNTHSDGLKALSARIGKHYSYFFTCLLYLTIGPCFAIPRCATTSFTTGIEPLLVNQISEKTALLIFSVIFFTLVLFFSLKPGNITLWIGKVINPMFLFFLAILILFALLHPSIAVWEAQPDAAYETGAMFHALSEGYGTMDAIAGLAFGIVVVNVIRQMGVTDDTAVAGEVLHSGILAGILMAFIYILTILMGAQSLGLFAVSENGGIALSQLSSHYLGRAGLVILAVTITFACLKTSIGLVTSCAETFVQMFPDKLSYRTWAMIFTLFSFIVSNMGLSTIIRYSIPVLMLIYPPAISLVLLAMFGKYFHHDQKVYAWVTAFTWAASLFDFFKTLPEQIQILFHLDKAVGFAEKFLPFFNLNLGWIIPAMLGLIIGLSFKKSRKRVQALYY; encoded by the coding sequence ATGAATAAAAAGAAACTTTCACTCCATCAGCGCCTTCTGGTAGCTGCCACACTTTTCGGCATGTTCTTTGGTGCCGGAAATCTGATCTTCCCGGTACACCTTGGACAGCTTGCAGGAAGAAACCTGATCCCGGCCATGACCGGTTTTATCATTACTGCAGTAGGTATCCCCATTTTGGGAGTTGCTGCCATCGGTAATACACACTCTGACGGTTTAAAGGCACTGTCTGCCAGGATTGGAAAACACTATAGCTACTTTTTCACCTGTCTGCTGTATCTGACCATAGGTCCCTGCTTTGCTATTCCAAGATGTGCCACTACATCTTTTACCACAGGCATTGAACCACTCCTTGTAAACCAGATTTCAGAAAAGACAGCACTCCTTATTTTTTCAGTGATCTTTTTCACCCTGGTATTGTTTTTCTCTTTAAAACCGGGAAATATCACACTATGGATCGGCAAAGTGATCAATCCGATGTTTTTATTCTTTCTGGCGATCCTGATCCTCTTTGCATTGCTTCATCCCAGCATCGCCGTATGGGAAGCACAGCCAGACGCTGCTTATGAAACAGGAGCCATGTTCCACGCCTTATCGGAAGGCTACGGCACCATGGATGCCATTGCAGGTCTTGCTTTTGGCATCGTTGTTGTAAATGTGATCCGGCAGATGGGTGTTACCGATGATACAGCTGTTGCTGGTGAAGTTCTCCACTCTGGTATTCTCGCTGGTATTTTAATGGCTTTTATTTATATCCTGACTATCCTCATGGGTGCACAATCTCTGGGACTGTTTGCAGTTTCCGAAAATGGCGGCATCGCGTTATCCCAGCTCTCCAGCCACTACCTTGGCAGAGCCGGTCTTGTGATCCTGGCAGTTACCATTACCTTTGCCTGCTTAAAAACCTCTATAGGGCTGGTAACCAGCTGCGCTGAAACTTTTGTACAGATGTTCCCGGATAAACTGTCCTACCGGACCTGGGCAATGATCTTTACACTGTTTTCCTTTATTGTGTCCAACATGGGACTTTCCACCATTATCCGCTACTCTATACCGGTCCTGATGCTGATCTATCCACCAGCCATTTCCCTGGTGCTTCTGGCAATGTTCGGAAAATATTTTCATCATGACCAAAAAGTATATGCATGGGTAACAGCCTTCACTTGGGCAGCATCTCTGTTCGACTTCTTTAAAACACTGCCAGAACAGATACAGATCCTGTTCCATCTGGACAAAGCAGTGGGATTTGCAGAAAAATTCCTTCCTTTCTTTAATCTGAATCTTGGCTGGATCATCCCGGCAATGTTAGGACTTATCATCGGGCTTAGTTTTAAGAAAAGCAGAAAAAGAGTGCAGGCGCTTTACTATTAA
- the pheS gene encoding phenylalanine--tRNA ligase subunit alpha encodes MQDLKELNEVIAGIKDEICKGAETLTTSRGVYEFKKTFLDNKQGRIGLLMKEMRNVPNNQKAEFGKTINGAKEWANQFFDELDQKLKEKEQQQRYESEKIDISMPPKKIRYGNLHPVTTVRNQLTDIFASMGFEVYEGTEIETDYYNFTALNTPKDHPARDMQDTFYLSPEFLLRTQTSAGQVHVMEAKKPPIKVVSPGKVFRSDDDATHSPMFSQMEGLVVDEGITLCDLKGMLDMFVQRIFGESTRTRLRPSYFPFTEPSVEVDVSCFQCGGKGCRLCKGTGWIEVLGAGVVNKKVLENCGIDSEKYSGFAFGLGLERIAMLKYGINNIKMLFESDLRVLDQIDD; translated from the coding sequence ATGCAGGATTTAAAAGAACTGAATGAAGTGATCGCTGGGATCAAAGATGAGATCTGCAAAGGTGCAGAAACTCTCACTACTTCCAGAGGTGTTTATGAATTCAAGAAAACCTTTTTAGACAACAAGCAGGGCCGGATCGGTCTTTTGATGAAGGAGATGCGCAATGTACCGAACAATCAGAAGGCAGAGTTTGGTAAGACCATTAACGGTGCAAAAGAATGGGCAAACCAGTTTTTTGATGAACTGGATCAGAAATTGAAGGAAAAAGAGCAGCAGCAGCGTTATGAATCTGAAAAGATTGATATTTCCATGCCTCCAAAGAAGATTCGTTACGGAAATCTTCATCCGGTAACGACTGTCCGCAATCAGCTGACTGATATCTTCGCATCTATGGGATTTGAGGTATACGAAGGAACTGAGATTGAGACAGACTATTATAACTTCACTGCTTTAAATACACCAAAGGATCATCCGGCCCGTGATATGCAGGATACCTTCTATCTGTCCCCTGAGTTTTTACTGCGTACCCAGACATCTGCAGGACAGGTTCATGTAATGGAAGCAAAGAAACCACCGATCAAGGTTGTTTCGCCAGGTAAAGTATTCCGTTCTGATGATGATGCTACTCACTCACCAATGTTCAGCCAGATGGAAGGCCTTGTAGTAGATGAAGGCATTACGTTGTGTGACTTAAAGGGAATGCTGGATATGTTTGTCCAGAGGATTTTCGGTGAATCTACAAGGACCAGGCTCCGTCCTTCCTATTTCCCATTTACAGAGCCATCTGTAGAGGTAGATGTAAGCTGCTTCCAGTGTGGAGGTAAAGGCTGCAGACTGTGCAAGGGAACAGGCTGGATCGAGGTTTTGGGCGCAGGTGTAGTAAATAAGAAGGTACTCGAAAACTGCGGCATCGACTCTGAGAAATACAGCGGTTTTGCTTTTGGACTTGGTCTGGAGCGTATCGCAATGTTAAAATACGGCATTAACAACATTAAGATGCTGTTTGAGTCTGATCTGCGTGTGTTAGATCAGATCGATGATTAA
- a CDS encoding TIGR02679 domain-containing protein yields MFTGFRDKYLSYGRFAGKIVIKKLSAEEIEELEGFFGQNFHGQRSVTISAEKFAKALADSRFKEIQPLEILTGYFGMPLYAKVEIKEMHEQKITEIEGEFKKIFEFTPAYYQLEKFKTLIRNKRNDPMQQDMDDMCRSMDFAEWKRWLWLCAKIYNELPYRYDKEMYLAFFAAKITGNPHAFDAETSEGKILYQIIEIDLESRNQQIEDSKLFPAYKKQKSYLLAGILINDISNYAMLYHVQALKKDGTLHGGIEGFFREKDILQLSLNVIARLSQIRCRDNEIYIVENPSVFAMICEEKSCMCMNGQPRLSCLMVLELLARSGTHVFYSGDLDPEGMLIAQKLSRFYPGRFTYWHMAEEDYKVCQSQEILSERRLKMLEKITDERLLPVVNNMVRCRKAGYQENLHWCSLDMQ; encoded by the coding sequence GTGTTTACTGGTTTCAGGGATAAATATTTATCTTATGGGCGTTTTGCCGGGAAGATTGTTATAAAAAAGCTTTCAGCTGAAGAAATTGAAGAGCTGGAAGGATTTTTCGGACAGAATTTTCATGGTCAAAGAAGTGTTACCATATCAGCGGAGAAATTTGCAAAAGCTCTGGCAGACAGCAGGTTTAAAGAAATACAGCCACTGGAGATCCTTACGGGGTATTTTGGAATGCCTTTGTATGCAAAGGTGGAAATAAAGGAAATGCATGAGCAGAAGATCACGGAGATTGAAGGTGAATTTAAGAAGATCTTTGAGTTTACTCCGGCGTATTACCAGCTTGAAAAATTTAAGACTCTTATACGGAATAAGAGAAATGATCCTATGCAGCAGGATATGGATGATATGTGCAGATCCATGGATTTTGCAGAGTGGAAACGCTGGCTGTGGCTTTGTGCAAAAATATATAATGAACTTCCGTATCGTTATGATAAGGAAATGTATCTGGCTTTTTTTGCTGCCAAAATAACTGGAAATCCTCATGCCTTTGATGCAGAAACTTCAGAGGGAAAAATCCTGTATCAGATCATAGAAATAGACCTGGAGTCAAGAAATCAACAGATAGAAGATTCAAAGCTGTTTCCAGCTTATAAAAAACAGAAAAGTTATCTGTTGGCAGGAATACTGATCAATGATATTTCCAATTATGCTATGCTTTATCATGTGCAGGCTTTAAAAAAAGATGGAACATTACATGGAGGAATCGAAGGATTTTTTCGGGAAAAGGATATACTCCAGCTTTCGCTAAATGTAATAGCCAGGCTAAGTCAGATCCGGTGCAGGGACAATGAGATCTATATTGTAGAAAATCCTTCTGTATTTGCAATGATATGTGAAGAAAAGTCATGTATGTGCATGAATGGCCAGCCGAGGCTGTCCTGTCTTATGGTACTTGAATTATTGGCAAGATCAGGAACTCATGTGTTTTATTCCGGTGATCTCGATCCGGAAGGAATGCTGATCGCTCAGAAGCTTTCCAGGTTTTATCCGGGAAGATTTACTTATTGGCATATGGCAGAGGAAGATTATAAGGTCTGCCAGTCGCAGGAGATACTTTCAGAGAGAAGGCTGAAAATGCTGGAAAAAATCACAGATGAACGATTATTGCCGGTAGTAAATAATATGGTCAGGTGCAGGAAAGCCGGGTATCAGGAAAATCTGCATTGGTGTAGTCTGGATATGCAGTAA
- a CDS encoding TIGR02680 family protein, protein MNSRWQANKIGLINFWYYDEQEFPFVKGRILLRGSNGSGKSVTMQSVVPLLLDGNMSPERLDPFGSRDRKMSSYLLEENDGREERTGYLYLEFKRKDSETYLTIGMGIRARRGKPLDKWYFSLTDGRRIGKDFFLYKDIGEKVTLSKKELENRVADGGRVFERQVEYMEYVNRQIFGFETADEYKEMVDLLIQLRTPKLSKDFKPSVINDILSDSLQPLSDEDLRPMSEAIENMDTMNMNLKGRREAKQAAEKIYTVFNKYNKILLYDKADRYMQAQQKLQEALKEQKEYQDKYADCTEKIRQLELRIQDLNGKRETFEKEKESLSKSDAVALKTREVQLVEEIAQHSKILAEKNKFLASKEEQYRDVEKQVKEEEDRKYEKEKEIDALLEEMQDEAEQMAFQEFVFMKDELCEKLDEPYKFDLHRQQFDGVRKNIQSGFQILEELKILEKQKDEMLQAREKQIRELDQVQRKIAELEDLLIQVENEWKEAFYKWNEDNTELKLDRDLLGRLSTFADHYDKTSDFVTVRQKVGDKWAEKNAGIVTDIGAKKHEWNLEKEELSRVKIELAEWENQKEPQPERPDTVVRNRERLKKAGIPYQEFYKVIEFGAGLDDETCDHLEEALLKMGILDAIVVEEQYKEQVLVPVKGCEDHYLFAGKPAEGKSLLDVLELNENVNDIFSNQRLTGILSNISYGGEEMVSITSDGTYHMGVLTGTVTGEYQAGYLGIKARERNRLVRIEECKKRIAEIEENIALIQRECEILQQRKCRLEEEYKCLPDDTDMREALNSLMEQEREQEQLRIANRKLEEQLTAFLENIKNKKRAVLEIAEKLYLTCSYEVFFEAKNAAEGYDKALIGLKSDHEMLVHSVRYLKDRKQHLEDLDDDLDQIRYDIAEQERQIKRQQEERESILGQLALTDYEAIRERLDTCVSWLKIFPQELQKQVAEKTQTIDKAQQIEKDQKTNEDKISLYEHRAGFFAKCYESEKGLAYVKLPDQIVDDVKHIQEYLATDVKGMDKDSVITNLNQVYFENRIFLTDHQLTQSSLFEDFDKEEKIEGFSAKRLDISARYQGIKVSFTSLLTHLEEDILELENLIKDGDRELFEDILANTVSRKIRGKINGNVCLLVSGINIYLMGVLPGRLL, encoded by the coding sequence ATGAACAGCAGATGGCAGGCGAATAAAATAGGGCTGATTAATTTCTGGTATTATGATGAACAGGAATTTCCCTTTGTAAAAGGACGTATATTACTCCGTGGATCTAATGGATCAGGAAAATCAGTTACTATGCAAAGCGTAGTACCGCTTTTGCTGGATGGAAATATGAGTCCTGAAAGACTTGATCCCTTTGGTTCAAGAGACCGTAAAATGAGCAGTTATCTCCTGGAGGAAAATGACGGCAGAGAGGAAAGAACAGGCTATCTTTATTTGGAATTTAAACGAAAAGACAGTGAGACATACCTGACTATCGGTATGGGGATCAGGGCCAGACGTGGAAAACCTTTGGATAAATGGTATTTCAGTCTGACAGATGGGCGGCGTATTGGCAAAGATTTTTTTCTTTACAAAGATATAGGTGAAAAAGTAACCCTTTCAAAGAAAGAGCTGGAAAACAGGGTTGCTGACGGAGGCCGTGTGTTTGAACGGCAGGTGGAATATATGGAATATGTAAACCGCCAGATATTTGGTTTTGAAACAGCGGACGAATATAAGGAAATGGTAGATCTTCTGATCCAGCTTCGTACACCGAAATTGTCAAAAGATTTTAAACCATCTGTGATCAATGATATATTAAGCGATTCTCTTCAGCCATTGTCAGATGAAGATCTGCGTCCTATGTCCGAAGCTATTGAAAACATGGATACCATGAATATGAACCTGAAAGGACGCAGGGAAGCGAAACAGGCAGCGGAGAAGATATATACGGTATTTAATAAGTATAATAAAATCCTGTTGTACGATAAAGCAGACCGCTATATGCAGGCACAGCAGAAGCTGCAGGAAGCGCTGAAAGAACAAAAAGAATACCAGGATAAATATGCTGACTGCACAGAAAAAATCCGGCAGCTGGAGCTTCGGATCCAGGATCTGAATGGCAAAAGAGAGACATTTGAAAAAGAAAAAGAATCCTTAAGTAAAAGTGATGCAGTAGCGTTAAAAACAAGAGAAGTGCAGCTGGTTGAGGAAATCGCTCAGCATAGTAAGATCCTGGCAGAAAAAAATAAATTTCTTGCTTCTAAAGAGGAACAGTACCGCGATGTGGAAAAGCAGGTAAAAGAAGAGGAAGACAGAAAATACGAAAAAGAAAAAGAGATAGATGCGCTGTTAGAGGAAATGCAGGATGAAGCTGAGCAGATGGCTTTTCAGGAGTTTGTTTTTATGAAGGATGAACTTTGTGAAAAGCTGGATGAACCCTACAAATTTGATCTTCACAGGCAGCAATTTGATGGTGTACGTAAAAATATACAAAGTGGATTTCAAATATTGGAAGAACTGAAGATCCTTGAAAAGCAGAAAGATGAAATGCTCCAGGCGCGGGAAAAACAGATACGGGAACTGGATCAGGTGCAGAGAAAAATAGCGGAGCTGGAAGATCTTCTGATCCAGGTAGAAAATGAATGGAAAGAGGCTTTTTATAAATGGAATGAGGATAATACGGAACTGAAGCTTGACCGGGATCTTTTAGGAAGACTGAGTACATTTGCAGATCATTATGATAAAACTTCTGATTTTGTGACGGTCCGCCAGAAAGTGGGAGATAAATGGGCTGAAAAGAATGCTGGGATCGTTACAGATATCGGTGCAAAAAAGCATGAATGGAATCTGGAAAAAGAGGAACTTTCCAGGGTGAAAATAGAGCTTGCGGAATGGGAAAATCAGAAAGAGCCGCAGCCTGAACGGCCGGATACAGTGGTAAGGAACCGTGAACGTCTGAAAAAAGCGGGAATACCATATCAGGAATTTTATAAAGTGATCGAATTTGGAGCAGGACTGGATGATGAGACCTGTGATCATCTGGAAGAAGCCCTTCTTAAAATGGGGATCCTGGATGCCATTGTAGTAGAGGAACAGTATAAAGAACAGGTGCTGGTTCCGGTAAAGGGATGTGAGGATCATTACCTTTTTGCAGGTAAACCGGCAGAAGGAAAAAGCCTGCTGGATGTTCTTGAACTGAATGAAAATGTAAATGATATTTTTTCCAATCAGAGGCTTACCGGAATACTAAGTAATATTTCTTACGGTGGTGAGGAAATGGTATCAATAACCTCTGATGGCACCTATCATATGGGGGTTCTGACCGGAACGGTCACAGGGGAGTACCAGGCCGGTTATTTAGGCATAAAGGCAAGAGAACGAAATCGTCTGGTCAGAATAGAAGAATGTAAAAAACGGATTGCAGAGATAGAAGAAAACATCGCATTGATCCAACGTGAATGTGAGATCTTGCAGCAGAGAAAATGCAGGTTAGAAGAGGAATATAAGTGCCTTCCGGATGATACTGATATGAGGGAAGCACTTAACAGCCTTATGGAGCAGGAACGGGAGCAGGAGCAGCTTCGTATTGCAAACAGAAAGCTGGAAGAACAGTTGACTGCATTTTTGGAGAATATTAAAAATAAGAAGAGGGCAGTTCTTGAAATTGCAGAAAAATTGTATCTGACCTGTTCTTATGAAGTATTTTTTGAAGCAAAAAATGCAGCAGAAGGGTATGATAAAGCACTTATTGGTTTAAAGTCAGATCATGAAATGCTGGTGCACAGCGTGCGTTATCTGAAGGACAGAAAGCAGCATCTGGAAGATCTGGATGATGACCTGGATCAGATCCGTTATGATATAGCAGAACAGGAAAGGCAGATCAAAAGGCAGCAGGAAGAAAGAGAATCGATTCTGGGGCAGCTGGCGCTGACTGATTATGAAGCAATCAGGGAACGTCTGGATACATGTGTTAGTTGGCTGAAGATATTTCCTCAGGAACTGCAGAAGCAGGTAGCTGAAAAAACACAGACAATAGATAAAGCGCAGCAGATTGAAAAAGATCAGAAGACCAATGAAGATAAGATAAGTTTATATGAGCACAGAGCAGGATTTTTTGCAAAGTGTTATGAAAGTGAAAAAGGCCTTGCATATGTAAAATTACCTGATCAGATCGTAGATGATGTAAAACATATACAGGAATATCTGGCGACTGATGTAAAGGGAATGGATAAAGACAGTGTGATAACAAATCTGAACCAGGTGTATTTTGAAAACAGGATTTTTCTGACTGATCATCAGCTTACCCAGAGTTCTTTATTTGAGGATTTTGACAAAGAAGAAAAGATAGAAGGATTTTCAGCAAAACGTCTGGATATAAGTGCCAGATATCAGGGGATAAAAGTATCTTTCACAAGTCTTCTTACCCATCTGGAAGAGGATATTCTGGAATTGGAAAATCTGATAAAGGATGGTGACAGGGAATTATTTGAAGATATCCTGGCTAATACTGTAAGCCGCAAGATAAGAGGCAAGATCAATGGAAACGTGTGTTTACTGGTTTCAGGGATAAATATTTATCTTATGGGCGTTTTGCCGGGAAGATTGTTATAA
- a CDS encoding LysR family transcriptional regulator, whose amino-acid sequence MDAKKLEILMTAVDLGSFSKASEVVGYTQSGLTHLVNSLEREIGFPLIMRSHNGVSLTEQGKELVPDIRQFLQVNASLENRIQAMAKQQGETIRIAAYASMAMFWLPEILYRFRRICPKVDVDLRMVDHALEPFELLQEGKTDVIFASRQSSESCEWMPLYDELLYAILPKNYPLNGRTLFPLKEFEGKDFLMPYGRFDIDVHAAFGKAGVKANEQTVYVDDETVIRMVGKGLGISMMSEFMIRGNTDDVQCIPVTPECIRELGMGMKKGEEPSDSVKKLKECVLEYVGELKKRKKP is encoded by the coding sequence ATGGATGCAAAGAAACTTGAAATATTAATGACAGCAGTGGATCTTGGAAGTTTTTCAAAGGCCTCTGAGGTAGTAGGTTATACCCAGTCCGGCCTTACCCATCTGGTAAACAGCTTAGAACGGGAGATTGGTTTTCCCCTTATTATGAGGAGTCATAATGGGGTTTCCCTCACAGAACAGGGAAAAGAGCTGGTGCCGGATATCAGACAGTTCCTTCAGGTAAATGCCAGTCTGGAAAACCGCATTCAGGCTATGGCAAAGCAGCAGGGAGAGACCATACGCATTGCTGCCTATGCAAGTATGGCAATGTTCTGGCTGCCTGAGATTTTATACCGTTTCCGGAGGATCTGCCCCAAGGTAGATGTAGACCTGCGTATGGTGGACCATGCATTGGAGCCTTTTGAACTGCTTCAGGAAGGGAAAACAGATGTGATCTTTGCCAGCAGGCAAAGCAGTGAAAGCTGTGAATGGATGCCCCTTTATGATGAATTACTGTATGCTATTCTGCCAAAAAATTATCCGTTAAATGGACGTACCTTGTTTCCGTTAAAAGAATTTGAAGGAAAAGACTTTCTTATGCCCTATGGCCGTTTTGATATTGACGTTCATGCCGCTTTTGGAAAAGCGGGAGTTAAAGCGAATGAACAGACAGTTTATGTAGATGATGAAACAGTGATCCGCATGGTTGGGAAGGGACTTGGTATCTCTATGATGTCAGAATTTATGATCCGGGGAAATACAGATGATGTGCAATGTATTCCTGTGACACCGGAATGTATCCGGGAACTGGGGATGGGAATGAAAAAAGGGGAAGAGCCTTCAGATAGCGTGAAGAAGTTAAAAGAATGCGTATTAGAGTATGTGGGAGAATTGAAGAAACGAAAAAAGCCTTGA
- the pheT gene encoding phenylalanine--tRNA ligase subunit beta, with translation MLVPLSWLNDYVDINVSADELEKKLFDCGFEVEEKWQVGKDISGIVVGYVESCEPIPETHLHVCQVNVGGPELLQICCGADNVKAGGKFPVAMIGAQVYATAKDHVTIEGVVTIKKGKLRGYESYGMLCSGTELGLNEDLYPGAGYNGLLVLPEDAEIGSDVKEITGLNDWIFDVSITANRPDCQSIFGLAREVAAALGQPLKMPALDYTETEVEKPGFDVTVEAPDLCPRYIAHYVYDVKLAQSPAWMRRRLALVGNNSISNIVDITNYIMRELGQPLHAFDCDYLEGNAICVRRAAEGEKIVTLDEKEFTLNTNNLVICDGKKPVALAGIMGGLNSEIRDTTTEVMFEAAKFARDNIRKSSRALGQSSDASQRYAKGVDEYATEMAMKRVLHLVEELGAGKVSRTHKNVNTGNSLEPKTFKTSIKKVNGVLGITVPDEDILRILKGLDFDPEIKGDELTLHFPAYREDMEDYPDVAEEVIRMYGYDHIKSTFLPTAKVTIGGTNIRQKTILKVKRALCSVGAFEGMHYSFFSPADLDEMEFPEDAMERKAIRIMNPINEDLSLMRTTLAPQMIHAMGRNQKRGIFEGRIFEIGNAFIPKSLPLTEYPNERETLCIGAFGKDESFYTLKGMAETVADVLHLTFTYERTQKPFLHPYRTAAILCEGEVIGYLGQVKYEIMKEEAMREDAYVLEINMQALEKWYGKAPVFEPLPKFAEEKRDLALVMDKGITCGQVEECIYQASSFVKDVTLFDVYEGKQIADDKKSMAFTVLFTPKEEEFQADTVDGYVKKILKQLNKTYGIELRS, from the coding sequence ATGCTTGTACCGTTAAGCTGGTTAAATGATTATGTAGATATTAATGTTTCCGCAGACGAATTAGAGAAAAAGCTGTTTGACTGTGGATTCGAAGTAGAAGAAAAATGGCAGGTAGGAAAGGATATCAGCGGTATTGTAGTTGGTTATGTTGAGTCCTGTGAGCCGATTCCTGAGACTCACCTTCATGTATGCCAGGTCAATGTAGGCGGACCAGAATTATTACAGATCTGCTGTGGTGCAGATAATGTAAAAGCAGGTGGAAAGTTCCCTGTAGCAATGATCGGTGCCCAGGTTTATGCAACTGCAAAAGACCATGTTACGATCGAAGGTGTAGTTACGATCAAAAAGGGCAAATTAAGAGGCTATGAGTCCTATGGTATGCTGTGTTCCGGAACAGAGCTTGGTTTAAATGAAGACCTGTATCCAGGCGCTGGTTATAACGGACTTCTGGTACTGCCAGAGGATGCAGAAATAGGTTCAGATGTAAAAGAGATCACTGGTTTAAATGACTGGATCTTTGATGTTTCCATTACTGCAAACCGTCCAGACTGCCAGAGTATCTTTGGTCTTGCAAGAGAAGTAGCAGCAGCTTTGGGACAGCCATTAAAGATGCCTGCTTTAGACTATACTGAGACAGAAGTAGAAAAACCAGGCTTTGATGTAACTGTAGAAGCCCCGGATCTGTGCCCCCGTTATATTGCCCACTATGTATATGATGTAAAACTGGCGCAGTCTCCGGCATGGATGAGAAGACGTCTGGCTCTGGTTGGAAATAACTCTATTTCCAATATCGTAGATATCACCAACTACATTATGCGTGAGTTAGGACAGCCATTGCATGCATTTGACTGTGATTATCTGGAAGGCAACGCTATCTGCGTAAGACGTGCAGCAGAAGGCGAAAAGATAGTTACTCTGGATGAGAAGGAATTTACCTTAAATACAAATAATCTGGTGATCTGTGATGGTAAAAAGCCAGTAGCACTTGCAGGTATCATGGGTGGTTTAAATTCTGAGATCCGCGACACCACTACGGAAGTAATGTTTGAGGCAGCTAAGTTTGCCCGTGACAACATCCGCAAGAGTTCCCGCGCATTAGGACAGTCCTCTGATGCAAGCCAGAGATATGCAAAGGGTGTTGACGAGTATGCAACAGAAATGGCTATGAAGCGCGTACTGCACCTGGTAGAAGAGCTGGGAGCAGGAAAGGTTTCAAGAACTCACAAGAACGTAAATACAGGAAATTCCCTGGAGCCGAAAACTTTTAAGACCAGCATTAAGAAGGTAAATGGTGTATTAGGTATCACTGTTCCGGATGAAGATATCCTTCGTATCCTGAAAGGTCTGGATTTTGATCCTGAGATCAAGGGCGATGAGCTGACTTTACATTTCCCTGCATATCGTGAAGATATGGAAGATTATCCGGATGTAGCAGAGGAAGTGATCCGTATGTACGGATATGATCATATTAAGTCTACATTTCTTCCAACTGCCAAGGTGACTATCGGTGGAACTAATATCCGTCAGAAGACAATTTTAAAAGTAAAAAGAGCTCTTTGCAGTGTAGGCGCATTTGAAGGAATGCATTACTCCTTCTTTTCACCGGCTGATTTAGATGAAATGGAATTCCCAGAGGATGCAATGGAGCGTAAAGCAATCCGCATTATGAATCCGATCAATGAGGATCTTTCACTGATGAGAACTACTTTGGCGCCTCAGATGATCCATGCAATGGGACGCAACCAGAAGAGAGGCATTTTTGAGGGACGTATTTTCGAGATCGGAAATGCATTTATTCCAAAGTCTCTTCCATTAACAGAGTATCCAAATGAGCGTGAGACTTTATGTATCGGTGCCTTTGGTAAGGATGAGTCCTTCTACACTTTAAAGGGCATGGCAGAGACAGTAGCAGACGTGCTTCATCTTACTTTTACTTATGAAAGAACACAAAAGCCATTTCTACATCCATACAGAACTGCCGCTATCCTTTGTGAAGGAGAAGTGATCGGTTATCTGGGACAGGTTAAATATGAGATCATGAAAGAAGAGGCAATGCGTGAAGATGCCTACGTTCTGGAGATCAATATGCAGGCCCTGGAGAAATGGTATGGCAAGGCACCTGTATTTGAGCCGCTTCCAAAATTCGCAGAAGAAAAGCGTGATCTGGCACTGGTAATGGATAAAGGTATTACATGTGGACAGGTAGAAGAATGCATTTACCAGGCAAGCTCTTTTGTTAAAGACGTAACACTCTTTGATGTATATGAGGGCAAGCAGATTGCTGATGATAAGAAGTCTATGGCATTTACTGTACTGTTCACACCAAAGGAAGAAGAATTCCAGGCTGATACAGTAGACGGATATGTGAAGAAAATCTTAAAGCAGTTAAATAAGACTTATGGAATTGAGTTAAGAAGCTAA